From the genome of Argentina anserina chromosome 4, drPotAnse1.1, whole genome shotgun sequence, one region includes:
- the LOC126792833 gene encoding uncharacterized protein LOC126792833 isoform X2, translating into MDTKPDHEIPMCSVFPSSSHDKHQKAAQQWENTITGVDQRFNSFSEFREALHKYSIAHGFAYRYKKNDSHRVTVKCKSQGCPWRIYASRLATTQLICIKKMNTDHTCEGAAVKAGYRATRGWVGSIIKEKLKVSPNYKPKDIADDIKREYGIQLNYSQAWRAKEIAREQLQGSYKEAYNQLPYFCEKIKETNPGSVATFATKEDSSFHRFFVSFHASISGFQQGCRPLLFLDSTPLNSKYQGDLLSATAADGDDGIFPVAFAVVDAETSENWHWFLLELKSVVSLTQPITFVADFQNGLKESLADVFDKCYHCFCLRHLAEKLNKDVKGQFSHEARRFLINDFYSAAYAPKLEEFQRSAANIKSISPDAYDWVVQSGPEHWANAFNLGARYNHMTSNFGQQFYSWVSEAHELPITQMIDALRGKMMETIYSRRVESNQWVTRLTPSKEEKLQQETENARSLQVLLSHGSTFEVRGDSVDTVDIDHWNCSCKGWQLTGLPCCHAIAVFECIARSSYDYCSRYFTVESYRLTYAESINPVPNVDRPLAISGGESSQAVAGVTVTPPPTKRPPGRPKLKSAETIDIIKRQLQCSKCKGLGHNKKTCKDPNVVLELPGGY; encoded by the exons ATGGATACAAAACCCGACCATGAAATTCCCATGTGTTCTGTGTTTCCTAGTTCTTCCCATGATAAGCATCAAAAGGCTGCACAACAGTGGGAAAACACCATAACAGGAGTAGACCAACGGTTTAATAGTTTCAGTGAATTCAGAGAAGCGTTGCATAAGTATTCAATTGCACATGGGTTTGCTTATAGATATAAGAAGAATGACAGTCATCGTGTCACCGTGAAATGCAAATCCCAAGGTTGTCCCTGGAGGATATATGCATCAAGGTTGGCCACCACACAGTTGATTTGTATCAAGAAGATGAATACTGATCATACATGTGAAGGGGCCGCTGTGAAAGCTGGATATCGCGCAACTAGAGGTTGGGTGGGAAGTATCATAAAGGAGAAATTAAAAGTTTCCCCAAACTACAAGCCAAAGGATATAGCAGATGACATCAAGCGAGAGTATGGCATTCAGTTGAACTATTCTCAGGCATGGCGTGCGAAAGAGATTGCAAGGGAGCAGCTTCAAGGTTCCTATAAAGAGGCCTATAATCAGTTGCCATATTTTTGTGAGAAGATAAAGGAAACGAATCCGGGGAGTGTTGCTACGTTTGCCACCAAGGAAGATTCAAGCTTCCATCGGTTCTTTGTATCTTTCCATGCATCAATTTCAGGTTTCCAACAAGGTTGTCGCCCTCTCCTTTTCCTTGATAGCACTCCTTTGAACTCAAAATATCAAGGGGATTTGTTGTCAGCAACAGCTGCAGATGGTGATGATGGTATTTTTCCAGTAGCATTTGCTGTTGTGGATGCTGAGACTAGTGAAAACTGGCATTGGTTCTTATTAGAACTGAAATCTGTAGTGTCATTGACGCAGCCAATTACATTTGTCGCAGATTTCCAGAATGGTTTGAAAGAGTCATTGGCGGATGTATTTGATAAATGCTATCACTGCTTTTGTTTGAGGCATCTTGCTGAGAAACTTAACAAGGACGTGAAGGGGCAATTTTCTCATGAGGCAAGACGGTTTTTGATTAATGATTTTTATTCTGCTGCTTATGCACCTAAACTGGAGGAGTTCCAGCGTAGTGCTGCAAATATAAAAAGTATATCACCCGATGCATACGATTGGGTTGTACAAAGTGGACCAGAGCACTGGGCTAATGCCTTCAATTTAGGAGCCAGGTACAACCATATGACTTCAAACTTTGGACAGCAATTCTATAGTTGGGTATCAGAGGCACATGAGTTGCCAATTACACAGATGATTGATGCGTTACGAGGTAAGATGATGGAAACAATTTATTCTCGGAGAGTGGAGTCCAACCAATGGGTGACAAGATTAACACCATCTAAGGAGGAAAAGCTTCAACAAGAAACAGAAAACGCTCGATCACTTCAAGTGTTACTCTCACACGGTAGCACATTTGAGGTTCGTGGAGACTCTGTTGATACTGTTGATATCGACCATTGGAATTGTTCCTGTAAGGGATGGCAACTTACTGGTCTGCCTTGCTGCCATGCCATTGCTGTCTTTGAATGCATTGCTAGGAGCTCATATGATTACTGCTCCAGATACTTCACAGTCGAGAGTTACCGTTTAACATATGCAGAATCTATCAACCCTGTTCCAAATGTAGACAGACCACTAGCAATCTCAGGTGGTGAATCAAGTCAGGCAGTAGCAGGGGTTACCGTTACCCCTCCGCCTACCAAACGGCCGCCAGGGCGGCCAAAGCTGAAGTCAGCCGAAACTATAGACATAATAAAACGCCAGCTCCAGTGCAGCAAGTGCAAGGGCCTTGGCCACAATAAGAAGACATGTAAAGATCCTAATGTTGTTTTAGAACTGCCGGG GGGTTATTAA
- the LOC126791074 gene encoding protein TRIGALACTOSYLDIACYLGLYCEROL 4, chloroplastic, giving the protein MEMKKLRWAMDGAFWDLDISTPRTLDGLTRPVPGDPLPLGLSRGARLSRPKQIDFMQRFMAAPFIPSYAAAHGFSLQRVLTIPVADNWFGTLLGQFNLQRFVSSVKKSEGPPPESASSWVKTLGKHLQDKSLYALSFCSDLLLTPDDTLLLSVDSYGDDNKPRNKALYQHRFPNHNLSVEAVWPGLFVDKGGDYWDVPLSMLLDLATVASDSGASYRVCLHHNSGSPERVDSGQSGDEIPAGLLPGLAVKGAFSYKKNFEIWRSNARKLRMVQPYDIFLSNPHVSASGIIGVAMTACFNEGAARSQIEDDDPQGFRGLSLQAPAVKSALLADAFASASFSAQHGNFQRLFLDLTRFHAHLDFPSGAKFLSGATHLAEDYFNSQKPNLEAIQDICPNTTLSLQQQIAGPFSFRVDSKVAVELRNQNWNIRMDEPVFALEYALQVLGSAKAVAWYSPKHQEGMMELRFYET; this is encoded by the exons ATGGAGATGAAGAAGCTGAGATGGGCAATGGACGGAGCCTTCTGGGACCTGGACATCTCAACTCCGAGAACCCTCGACGGCCTGACCCGCCCCGTCCCCGGCGACCCACTTCCTCTGGGTCTTTCCCGCGGCGCCAGGCTCTCCCGGCCCAAACAAATTGACTTCATGCAGCGCTTCATGGCCGCCCCCTTCATCCCCTCCTACGCCGCCGCCCACGGCTTCTCTCTCCAGCGCGTCCTCACCATCCCCGTCGCCGACAACTG GTTTGGGACTTTACTGGGTCAGTTCAATTTGCAGAGGTTTGTTTCCTCTGTGAAAAAGAGTGAGGGCCCACCACCGGAGTCAGCTTCTTCATGGGTGAAGACCCTGGGGAAGCACTTACAGGATAAGTCATTGTATGCTCTCTCTTTCTGCTCTGACTTGCTGTTGACTCCTGATGACACATTGCTTTTGAGTGTGGATAGTTATGGTGATGATAACAAGCCTAGGAATAAAGCTTTGTATCAGCACAGG TTTCCGAATCATAATTTATCGGTGGAGGCAGTTTGGCCGGGGCTTTTTGTGGACAAGGGTGGTGATTATTGGGATGTGCCGTTGTCAATGTTGCTTGATTTGGCTACGGTTGCTTCGGATTCTGGTGCCAGTTATCGTGTGTGCTTGCATCATAACTCGGGGTCGCCTGAGCGTGTTGATAGTGGTCAGAGTGGTGATGAAATACCTGCTGGTTTGCTTCCTGGTTTGGCTGTCAAGGGTGCATTTTCTTATAAgaagaattttgaaatttggagGAGTAATGCTCGGAAGCTGAGAATGGTACAACCTTATGATATTTTCCTTTCAAATCCTCATGTTTCAGCTTCAGGGATTATTG GTGTTGCTATGACTGCCTGTTTTAATGAGGGTGCGGCTAGGTCACAGATTGAGGATGATGATCCTCAGGGTTTTAGAGGCCTTAGTCTTCAGGCTCCTGCAGTAAAATCTGCCCTTCTAGCAGATGCTTTTGCATCTGCATCATTTTCAGCACAACACGGAAACTTCCAAAGACTATTTCTAGATCTTACTCGTTTTCATGCCCACCTGGATTTTCCTTCTGGAGCTAAATTTCTTTCGGGTGCCACACATCTAGCAGAAGATTATTTCAATTCTCAAAAGCCAAATTTGGAAGCGATTCAGGATATATGCCCCAACACCACCCTTTCTCTTCAGCAGCAG ATTGCTGGACCTTTCAGTTTCAGGGTTGATTCTAAAGTTGCAGTTGAATTAAGAAACCAAAACTGGAATATACGCATGGACGAGCCTGTATTCGCCCTCGAGTATGCACTGCAAGTCCTTGGTTCAGCTAAAGCCGTTGCTTGGTATTCCCCAAAGCACCAAGAAGGCATGATGGAGCTTCGTTTTTACGAGACATAG
- the LOC126792835 gene encoding late embryogenesis abundant protein D-29 encodes MASNRSYYMVMLVIAVAVMLASLCSRSAVGHMPSTEEEGRDFEEFQDRTGKVKVVVGEEKGGKEGTESWTEWAKEKIGLKHDEHDDDRMTEKASDTAKKTKDTASGAGQYTTEKAREAAEKAGEMKDTAAEKAGKTDGAVKEKAGETTEYAKDKAYDITNAAKEKTYETANAAKEEAYDTAKEAKDKSFGITNAAKEKASKTAEKTNDAKEKAKQEAEELKEKAYETAHSAKDKAYEAAKTGEDKTYETTEGAKDKAYEAAKAAKDKTYEKTNAAKQKAANAAEWANEAKERAKQEAEELREKAYEINSQNHKVAKDKAGKAAEKAGEVKENVKGRAHETADTVEDKTYDTSKSAKETASRTTERAGEGTERAKQKTQEAREATKQKQEEAEEHASWAAEKAEEGLEAAKKKAEETVKSAKDTISDATKQQSDKKIKKTLSGRGRDEEL; translated from the exons ATGGCTTCAAACAGATCTTATTACATGGTGATGTTGGTTATAGCGGTGGCGGTTATGCTGGCCAGCCTCTGCAGCCGTTCCGCGGTTGGTCACATGCCGTCGACGGAAGAAGAAGGCCGAGACTTTGAGGAGTTTCAGGACAGGACGGGAAAGGTGAAGGTGGTGGTGGGGGAGGAGAAAGGTGGTAAAGAAGGCACAGAGTCGTGGACTGAATGGGCCAAGGAGAAAATTGGGTTGAAGCACGATGAGCATGATGATGATAGAATGACCGAGAAAGCTTCTGATACTGCCAAGAAGACCAAGGACACTGCCTCTG GAGCAGGGCAATACACAACAGAGAAGGCCAGAGAGGCGGCAGAGAAGGCGGGCGAGATGAAAGATACAGCTGCAGAGAAAGCTGGTAAGACGGATGGTGCAGTTAAGGAGAAGGCAGGTGAGACTACGGAGTATGCAAAAGACAAAGCTTATGATATCACGAATGCAGCAAAGGAGAAAACATATGAAACGGCAAATGCAGCAAAAGAGGAGGCCTATGACACTGCAAAAGAGGCAAAGGACAAGAGTTTCGGGATTACAAATGCAGCTAAAGAGAAGGCCTCTAAGACTGCCGAGAAGACTAATGACGCAAAGGAAAAGGCGAAACAAGAAGCAGAGGAGTTGAAGGAGAAGGCATATGAGACCGCACATTCGGCAAAGGACAAGGCTTATGAAGCTGCAAAAACAGGCGAGGACAAGACTTATGAGACCACGGAGGGAGCTAAAGACAAGGCCTATGAGGCAGCGAAAGCGGCTAAAGACAAGACTTATGAGAAAACAAATGCAGCAAAACAGAAGGCGGCCAATGCTGCAGAGTGGGCAAATGAGGCAAAGGAAAGAGCAAAGCAAGAGGCAGAGGAGTTGAGGGAGAAGGCTTATGAAATAAATTCTCAAAACCACAAAGTAGCAAAAGATAAGGCCGGAAAGGCTGCAGAGAAGGCAGgtgaggtgaaggaaaatgtgaAGGGAAGGGCTCATGAGACTGCAGATACGGTAGAAGACAAGACATATGATACCTCAAAATCTGCTAAAGAAACAGCGTCGAGGACTACAGAGAGAGCTGGTGAGGGTACAGAAAGAGCAAAACAAAAGACACAGGAGGCAAGAGAGGCAACAAAACAGAAGCAGGAAGAAGCAGAGGAGCATGCAAGTTGGGCTGCCGAGAAAGCAGAGGAGGGTCTTGAAGCGGCAAAGAAGAAAGCTGAGGAGACCGTGAAGTCCGCTAAGGATACCATTTCTGATGCTACTAAGCAACAATCAGATAAGAAGATAAAGAAGACACTATCTGGCCGAGGACGCGATGAAGAGCTATGA
- the LOC126791644 gene encoding uncharacterized protein LOC126791644, with amino-acid sequence MSSSTVLVANLNRTLSLPTPYITSNTKDGDNLVMKVDGFKWRLVLAYDGTRYAGWQYQSSSPTIQRYVEKTLMEATKLERKDLHLVGASRTDKGVHAWGQVAHFVTPFNYDRIESIHAALNGNLPEDIRVREISPAVPEFHARFSAQRKVYHYRIYNDTFMDPFQRHNAYHSAHKLNPAVMREAAKYFIGRHDFSAFVNTSQKERVRDPVKDIFRCDIVQMGALLQLEVEGSGFLYRQVRNMTALLLQIGREAVPPDIVPKILATRDRRELAKYARLAPPQGLCLMTIKYKEDHLQLPPDSPNTSFGRHYAINSCKLPFY; translated from the exons ATGAGTAGCTCAACTGTATTAGTCGCAAACCTTAACCGAACTCTTTCTCTTCCAACTCCCTATATTACCTCG AACACTAAGGATGGAGACAATTTGGTGATGAAGGTTGATGGGTTTAAGTGGCGTTTGGTTCTAGCTTACGACGGTACCCGTTATGCAG GATGGCAATATCAGAGTTCATCACCTACCATTCAGCGCTATGTGGAGAAAACTCTAATGGAAGCAACCAAGTTAGAAAGGAAGGATCTTCATTTGGTTGGTGCAAGTAGGACAGATAAGGGTGTGCATGCTTGGGGTCAG GTAGCACACTTTGTCACACCGTTCAACTACGACAGAATAGAAAGCATTCATGCAGCTCTCAATGGTAATCTTCCGGAGGATATCCGTGTTAGGGAAATTAGCCCTGCAGTGCCTGAATTCCATGCTCGTTTTTCTGCCCAAAGGAAGGTGTATCATTACAGAATATATAATGACACATTCATGGACCCGTTTCAGCGTCACAATGCTTACCATAGTGCTCATAAATTAAACCCTGCTGTCATGAGAGAAGCTGCAAAGTATTTTATTGGAAGGCATGATTTCTCTGCTTTTGTGAATACATCCCAGAAGGAGCGAGTACGAGATCCAGTAAAGGATATATTCCGTTGTGATATTGTTCAAATG GGAGCTCTTTTACAGCTTGAAGTGGAAGGCTCGGGATTCTTGTATAGACAAGTCCGGAACATG ACTGCTCTGCTACTTCAAATTGGAAGGGAGGCAGTTCCCCCTGACATTGTACCCAAGATACTGGCAACACGAGATCGAAGGGAGCTAGCTAAATATGCCCGGTTGGCTCCACCTCAAGGGCTTTGTCTTATGACAATCAAGTATAAAGAGGACCATCTACAGCTTCCTCCTGATTCTCCTAACACCAGTTTTGGCAGGCATTATGCTATAAACTCTTGTAAGCTTCCATTCTACTAA
- the LOC126792833 gene encoding uncharacterized protein LOC126792833 isoform X1, whose amino-acid sequence MAAKKVIAICQSGGDFVTDKDGNLSYCGGDAYAIDIDQQTLLSDFKSEIAEMFSCNADTLSLKYFLPGNKKTLITISKDKDLQRMVNFLGDSVSADVYVISEETAARNTSNMPASRSSRTTVSEAVVPVSEQLGIIDVPVDTSIAFDQMDTKPDHEIPMCSVFPSSSHDKHQKAAQQWENTITGVDQRFNSFSEFREALHKYSIAHGFAYRYKKNDSHRVTVKCKSQGCPWRIYASRLATTQLICIKKMNTDHTCEGAAVKAGYRATRGWVGSIIKEKLKVSPNYKPKDIADDIKREYGIQLNYSQAWRAKEIAREQLQGSYKEAYNQLPYFCEKIKETNPGSVATFATKEDSSFHRFFVSFHASISGFQQGCRPLLFLDSTPLNSKYQGDLLSATAADGDDGIFPVAFAVVDAETSENWHWFLLELKSVVSLTQPITFVADFQNGLKESLADVFDKCYHCFCLRHLAEKLNKDVKGQFSHEARRFLINDFYSAAYAPKLEEFQRSAANIKSISPDAYDWVVQSGPEHWANAFNLGARYNHMTSNFGQQFYSWVSEAHELPITQMIDALRGKMMETIYSRRVESNQWVTRLTPSKEEKLQQETENARSLQVLLSHGSTFEVRGDSVDTVDIDHWNCSCKGWQLTGLPCCHAIAVFECIARSSYDYCSRYFTVESYRLTYAESINPVPNVDRPLAISGGESSQAVAGVTVTPPPTKRPPGRPKLKSAETIDIIKRQLQCSKCKGLGHNKKTCKDPNVVLELPGGY is encoded by the exons ATGGCTGCAAAGAAGGTTATTGCTATATGTCAGTCGGGAGGAGACTTTGTGACTGATAAGGATGGGAATTTATCGTACTGTGGTGGAGACGCATATGCGATTGACATTGATCAGCAGACGCTGCTGAGTGATTTTAAGTCGGAAATAGCAGAGATGTTTAGCTGTAATGCTGATACATTGTCGCTTAAGTATTTTCTTCCGGGGAATAAGAAGACTCTGATTACGATTTCTAAAGACAAGGACTTGCAGCGGATGGTCAATTTCCTGGGGGACTCAGTCAGTGCTGATGTGTATGTGATATCAGAGGAAACTGCTGCTCGGAATACATCCAACATGCCTGCTAGTAG GTCAAGCAGGACAACTGTATCAGAAGCTGTAGTTCCTGTTTCTGAGCAGCTTGGGATTATTGATGTGCCAGTTGACACTAGCATTGCCTTCGATCAAATGGATACAAAACCCGACCATGAAATTCCCATGTGTTCTGTGTTTCCTAGTTCTTCCCATGATAAGCATCAAAAGGCTGCACAACAGTGGGAAAACACCATAACAGGAGTAGACCAACGGTTTAATAGTTTCAGTGAATTCAGAGAAGCGTTGCATAAGTATTCAATTGCACATGGGTTTGCTTATAGATATAAGAAGAATGACAGTCATCGTGTCACCGTGAAATGCAAATCCCAAGGTTGTCCCTGGAGGATATATGCATCAAGGTTGGCCACCACACAGTTGATTTGTATCAAGAAGATGAATACTGATCATACATGTGAAGGGGCCGCTGTGAAAGCTGGATATCGCGCAACTAGAGGTTGGGTGGGAAGTATCATAAAGGAGAAATTAAAAGTTTCCCCAAACTACAAGCCAAAGGATATAGCAGATGACATCAAGCGAGAGTATGGCATTCAGTTGAACTATTCTCAGGCATGGCGTGCGAAAGAGATTGCAAGGGAGCAGCTTCAAGGTTCCTATAAAGAGGCCTATAATCAGTTGCCATATTTTTGTGAGAAGATAAAGGAAACGAATCCGGGGAGTGTTGCTACGTTTGCCACCAAGGAAGATTCAAGCTTCCATCGGTTCTTTGTATCTTTCCATGCATCAATTTCAGGTTTCCAACAAGGTTGTCGCCCTCTCCTTTTCCTTGATAGCACTCCTTTGAACTCAAAATATCAAGGGGATTTGTTGTCAGCAACAGCTGCAGATGGTGATGATGGTATTTTTCCAGTAGCATTTGCTGTTGTGGATGCTGAGACTAGTGAAAACTGGCATTGGTTCTTATTAGAACTGAAATCTGTAGTGTCATTGACGCAGCCAATTACATTTGTCGCAGATTTCCAGAATGGTTTGAAAGAGTCATTGGCGGATGTATTTGATAAATGCTATCACTGCTTTTGTTTGAGGCATCTTGCTGAGAAACTTAACAAGGACGTGAAGGGGCAATTTTCTCATGAGGCAAGACGGTTTTTGATTAATGATTTTTATTCTGCTGCTTATGCACCTAAACTGGAGGAGTTCCAGCGTAGTGCTGCAAATATAAAAAGTATATCACCCGATGCATACGATTGGGTTGTACAAAGTGGACCAGAGCACTGGGCTAATGCCTTCAATTTAGGAGCCAGGTACAACCATATGACTTCAAACTTTGGACAGCAATTCTATAGTTGGGTATCAGAGGCACATGAGTTGCCAATTACACAGATGATTGATGCGTTACGAGGTAAGATGATGGAAACAATTTATTCTCGGAGAGTGGAGTCCAACCAATGGGTGACAAGATTAACACCATCTAAGGAGGAAAAGCTTCAACAAGAAACAGAAAACGCTCGATCACTTCAAGTGTTACTCTCACACGGTAGCACATTTGAGGTTCGTGGAGACTCTGTTGATACTGTTGATATCGACCATTGGAATTGTTCCTGTAAGGGATGGCAACTTACTGGTCTGCCTTGCTGCCATGCCATTGCTGTCTTTGAATGCATTGCTAGGAGCTCATATGATTACTGCTCCAGATACTTCACAGTCGAGAGTTACCGTTTAACATATGCAGAATCTATCAACCCTGTTCCAAATGTAGACAGACCACTAGCAATCTCAGGTGGTGAATCAAGTCAGGCAGTAGCAGGGGTTACCGTTACCCCTCCGCCTACCAAACGGCCGCCAGGGCGGCCAAAGCTGAAGTCAGCCGAAACTATAGACATAATAAAACGCCAGCTCCAGTGCAGCAAGTGCAAGGGCCTTGGCCACAATAAGAAGACATGTAAAGATCCTAATGTTGTTTTAGAACTGCCGGG GGGTTATTAA